From a single Sediminibacterium sp. KACHI17 genomic region:
- a CDS encoding gliding motility-associated C-terminal domain-containing protein, with amino-acid sequence MLSILYQRLIGIYIFFLINTMPVPAQQATFVHHGSVYIGSKVNIGIFGNLINQSEIITSTTAKVNFMGERWMNHPGSKLLDEDGHMNSVKGATIEFLPTQLFNNTYRRQYINSYYSAASFNGPSFANLIINNPDGVQLESDINITYTLAFQSGHLFLSGKTAVLGSDTSAASVLGYHHKSFFVTGETPGGSHLMIRNMKKDQEYVFPMGEKDDQFYYHPVKLVSKNQLEDISASVFIGTYSSATSGSALRDSTVNTTWHFEKKSINPNQFVLSLQHNLPNEGPIFASLKANSYVGIYVNGSWKAVPVSTPVSMPGNITTSSPIGHAAVNNASFEVSGPSQFYLSKFSGLAAGTALQILKPVNVFTPNGDGQNDFFDIINIEQFPDNEVIIYNRWGNEVFKTSKYSATNRFKGVGLPDGTYFYIIKINHSRSQSAATEIIKGFITILR; translated from the coding sequence ATGCTATCTATTTTATATCAAAGATTAATAGGTATTTATATTTTTTTTCTTATCAATACAATGCCTGTACCAGCACAACAGGCAACTTTTGTGCATCATGGCTCTGTGTATATAGGCTCAAAAGTGAATATTGGAATCTTCGGTAACCTTATCAATCAATCTGAAATCATTACTTCTACGACCGCCAAAGTAAATTTCATGGGTGAACGTTGGATGAATCATCCAGGATCTAAGCTCTTAGACGAAGACGGTCATATGAATTCAGTTAAGGGCGCCACTATTGAATTTTTGCCTACTCAATTATTCAACAATACTTATAGACGTCAATACATCAATAGTTATTATAGTGCTGCTTCTTTCAATGGTCCGTCATTTGCCAACTTGATCATTAACAATCCAGATGGTGTACAGTTAGAATCAGATATCAATATCACCTATACACTTGCTTTTCAGTCTGGCCATTTATTCTTATCAGGTAAAACAGCTGTTTTAGGATCTGATACCTCTGCTGCTTCAGTATTAGGCTATCACCATAAGAGTTTTTTTGTAACAGGAGAAACGCCCGGTGGCAGTCATCTCATGATACGGAACATGAAAAAAGATCAGGAATATGTTTTTCCAATGGGCGAAAAGGATGATCAGTTTTATTACCATCCGGTCAAGCTTGTCAGTAAAAATCAACTGGAAGATATATCTGCCAGTGTATTCATAGGCACTTATTCTTCCGCAACTTCAGGATCAGCCTTACGTGACTCTACGGTAAATACGACATGGCATTTTGAGAAAAAAAGTATCAACCCCAATCAGTTTGTATTGAGTCTTCAACATAACCTACCCAATGAGGGACCCATATTCGCATCACTAAAAGCTAATTCTTATGTGGGGATATATGTCAATGGTAGTTGGAAAGCAGTGCCAGTTTCAACACCTGTAAGTATGCCGGGTAATATTACAACCAGTAGTCCTATTGGACATGCCGCAGTAAACAATGCATCCTTTGAAGTAAGTGGGCCATCACAATTTTATTTATCTAAATTTTCAGGACTGGCTGCAGGTACTGCCTTGCAGATTTTAAAACCAGTCAATGTATTTACTCCTAATGGAGACGGGCAAAATGATTTTTTCGATATAATCAATATAGAACAATTCCCGGATAATGAAGTGATCATCTATAATCGTTGGGGTAACGAAGTATTTAAAACCAGTAAATACTCGGCAACAAACAGATTCAAAGGTGTTGGATTGCCTGATGGCACTTATTTCTATATCATTAAGATCAATCATTCCAGGAGTCAAAGTGCAGCAACCGAAATTATTAAAGGCTTTATTACCATTCTCCGCTAG
- a CDS encoding type IX secretion system membrane protein PorP/SprF, translated as MRYLLYTILFFGCIQDGCAQQEVLYTQYMFNALALNPGYAGNKEFNVNMTYRHQWTQLQGAPKTMLFTVEKGIHEKNLGLGFHITKDAIGLQKNISPFLSIAYRIPVSERTVLSSGIAIGFSQYQLDGTGFVASSNADPILQAKLSSTILMDGKFGFYLSNDDFYVGLSAANLFNNNVNYTGDKRNIIVPQKRHFFLMSGVVLPISDKIKLYPSLLIRENFNQPTNADINAFILIDEKIWIGGSYRTSFKLISKNYLQSDLTQRAAASASAQIYPIKGMRLGYSYDFSIGGLNSYFGGTHEISIGYALMPLLTSLRISSPRYF; from the coding sequence ATGCGATATCTCTTGTACACGATATTATTCTTTGGATGTATACAAGATGGTTGTGCACAGCAAGAAGTCTTGTATACACAATATATGTTCAATGCATTGGCGCTGAATCCTGGTTATGCCGGCAATAAAGAATTCAATGTTAATATGACTTATCGGCATCAGTGGACCCAATTACAAGGAGCACCTAAAACAATGTTGTTTACGGTGGAAAAAGGGATACATGAAAAAAATCTGGGACTTGGATTTCATATCACCAAAGATGCGATCGGGCTACAAAAAAATATCAGTCCATTTCTTTCCATTGCTTATCGAATCCCTGTTTCAGAAAGAACGGTTTTGTCATCCGGAATAGCGATAGGTTTTTCTCAATATCAATTAGATGGTACTGGGTTCGTAGCATCATCCAATGCGGATCCGATTTTACAAGCAAAACTTAGTAGTACGATACTGATGGATGGAAAATTCGGATTTTACCTGAGTAATGATGATTTCTATGTGGGATTATCTGCTGCTAATCTTTTTAATAATAATGTGAATTATACTGGGGACAAAAGAAATATTATTGTTCCGCAGAAAAGGCATTTCTTTTTGATGTCAGGTGTCGTTTTACCTATAAGTGATAAGATCAAGTTATATCCCTCGTTACTTATCAGAGAAAATTTCAATCAACCAACCAATGCAGATATCAATGCGTTTATACTGATCGACGAGAAAATTTGGATTGGAGGTTCATATAGAACCAGTTTTAAATTGATCAGTAAAAACTACTTACAAAGTGATCTGACCCAAAGAGCAGCGGCATCTGCAAGTGCACAGATCTATCCTATAAAAGGAATGCGATTGGGGTATTCATATGATTTCAGCATAGGAGGTTTGAATAGTTATTTTGGCGGAACACATGAGATATCCATTGGATATGCTTTAATGCCCCTTCTCACTTCCTTGCGGATCAGCAGTCCCAGATACTTTTAA